Proteins from one Geomonas agri genomic window:
- a CDS encoding histidine phosphatase family protein — MIERTRIHLIRHGEVERAYCYNGHFDVRLTPRGEEMYHQLKPRLDPDRISALYTSDLQRTVRGGEILGPYLGVEPVTVPALRELNCGVWEGLSVAQIQEQRPDEWAARLADLENFCAPGGESLGELAGRVLPALKEIVERHRGEEVLVVAHGGVNRIVLLDAVKAPLGSFFSIDQQYCAVNIIDYWADGNTVVQLVNG, encoded by the coding sequence ATGATCGAGAGAACCAGGATACACCTGATCCGCCACGGCGAGGTGGAAAGGGCCTACTGCTACAACGGCCACTTTGACGTTCGCCTCACCCCGCGCGGCGAGGAGATGTACCACCAGCTGAAACCGCGCCTCGACCCGGACCGGATCAGCGCCCTCTACACCAGCGATCTGCAGCGCACCGTGCGCGGCGGCGAGATCCTGGGCCCCTACCTTGGGGTTGAACCGGTCACGGTGCCCGCCCTGCGCGAGCTGAACTGCGGCGTATGGGAAGGGCTCTCCGTGGCGCAGATCCAGGAGCAGCGCCCCGACGAATGGGCGGCGCGCCTGGCTGACCTGGAAAATTTCTGCGCGCCCGGCGGAGAAAGCCTCGGCGAACTGGCGGGGCGCGTGCTCCCCGCCCTCAAAGAGATCGTGGAACGGCACCGGGGGGAGGAGGTTCTGGTGGTGGCGCATGGCGGGGTGAACCGCATCGTCCTGCTGGACGCGGTCAAGGCGCCGCTGGGTTCCTTCTTCAGCATCGACCAGCAGTACTGCGCCGTGAACATCATCGACTACTGGGCCGATGGCAACACCGTGGTCCAACTGGTCAACGGCTGA
- the cobS gene encoding adenosylcobinamide-GDP ribazoletransferase, with the protein MRLFIIAFQFLTIVPLPVSVRCEEKDLGRSMALFPLVGLALGALLAGVDFLLTPLLPRSVADLLLVAILSVVTGALHLDGLSDVCDGLAARGSRERFLEIMKDSRVGAVGAVGLVLGLMLKYQALLALPVEYKREALLFFPMAARFAQVQMTVGSQRARKDGLGHAFVGGAGTLQLVLAGVCTVAVAGGLLHLSGLITLLFLFLLTWGVKGWAHRKLGGVTGDVIGCASELNEIFCLIFLLALLGKLG; encoded by the coding sequence ATGAGGTTATTCATCATCGCCTTCCAGTTCCTGACCATCGTGCCACTGCCGGTTTCGGTGCGCTGCGAGGAAAAGGACCTGGGCCGCTCCATGGCGCTGTTCCCGCTGGTGGGGCTCGCCCTAGGCGCGCTGCTGGCCGGCGTGGACTTCCTGCTGACGCCGCTTTTGCCCCGCTCCGTGGCCGACCTGCTGTTGGTCGCTATCCTGAGCGTGGTCACCGGCGCTTTGCACCTGGACGGCCTGTCCGACGTCTGCGACGGTCTGGCCGCGCGCGGTTCGCGCGAGCGCTTCCTGGAGATCATGAAAGACTCCCGGGTCGGCGCGGTGGGGGCGGTCGGGCTGGTGCTGGGTCTCATGCTCAAATACCAGGCGCTGCTGGCCCTCCCTGTCGAGTACAAGCGGGAAGCGCTGCTGTTCTTCCCGATGGCTGCTCGTTTCGCCCAGGTGCAGATGACGGTCGGCTCGCAGCGGGCCCGCAAGGACGGCCTGGGCCATGCCTTCGTCGGTGGGGCCGGAACGCTGCAACTGGTGCTGGCCGGCGTCTGCACGGTCGCAGTCGCGGGGGGGCTGCTCCACTTGTCCGGCCTCATCACCCTGCTGTTCCTGTTCCTGCTGACCTGGGGCGTCAAGGGGTGGGCGCACCGGAAACTCGGTGGTGTCACCGGCGACGTGATCGGCTGCGCCAGCGAATTGAATGAGATCTTCTGTCTCATCTTCCTGCTGGCGCTGTTAGGCAAGCTCGGGTAG
- the cobT gene encoding nicotinate-nucleotide--dimethylbenzimidazole phosphoribosyltransferase, translating to MQLLETTLAKIQPVDEALLAKAQAKLDNKTKPLGSLGRLEEVGRRFAAITGDFAPDTAKKVIFTFAGDHGIVEEGVSLFPKEVTPQMVLNFLRGGAGVNVLARHSGAEVRVVDIGVDYDFEPAPGLIIRKIAKGTRNFAKGSAMTRDEAVAAIEVGIALADEAKKEGVAMVGTGEMGIGNTSPSSAIIAAIAGCTVREVTHRGTGIGDAALENKIKVIQAGLDLNRPEPQDPLDVLTKVGGLEIAGIAGLVLGAAANRMPVVVDGFISTAGALIASEMHPAVRDYIFTAHTSVEIGHQMMLERIGVKPLLDLQLRLGEGTGAALAMGLIEAGVKILKEMATFEEAGVASS from the coding sequence ATGCAACTGCTCGAAACAACTCTCGCCAAGATCCAGCCCGTGGACGAGGCGCTGCTCGCCAAGGCCCAGGCCAAGCTCGATAACAAGACCAAGCCGCTCGGCTCACTTGGGCGCCTGGAGGAGGTCGGTCGCCGCTTCGCCGCCATCACCGGCGACTTCGCACCCGACACGGCCAAGAAGGTCATCTTCACCTTCGCCGGCGACCACGGCATCGTGGAGGAGGGGGTTTCCCTGTTCCCGAAAGAGGTCACCCCGCAGATGGTGCTCAACTTCCTGCGCGGCGGCGCCGGGGTCAACGTGCTTGCTCGCCACAGCGGCGCCGAGGTCCGCGTGGTCGACATCGGTGTCGACTACGACTTCGAGCCCGCGCCGGGCCTCATTATCCGCAAGATCGCCAAGGGGACCCGCAACTTCGCCAAGGGGAGCGCCATGACCCGCGACGAGGCGGTCGCCGCCATCGAGGTCGGCATCGCTCTCGCTGACGAGGCCAAGAAGGAAGGGGTCGCCATGGTAGGTACCGGCGAGATGGGGATCGGTAACACCAGCCCCTCCTCCGCCATCATCGCGGCCATCGCCGGTTGCACCGTCCGCGAGGTAACCCACCGCGGCACCGGCATCGGCGATGCAGCTTTAGAGAATAAGATCAAGGTGATCCAGGCCGGTCTCGACCTGAACCGCCCCGAGCCGCAGGACCCGCTGGATGTCCTCACCAAGGTCGGCGGTCTAGAAATCGCGGGGATCGCGGGCCTCGTGCTTGGTGCCGCCGCCAACCGGATGCCGGTGGTGGTCGACGGTTTCATCTCTACAGCAGGCGCGCTGATTGCTTCCGAGATGCACCCGGCCGTGCGCGACTACATCTTTACCGCCCACACCTCGGTCGAGATCGGCCACCAGATGATGCTGGAGCGCATCGGCGTCAAGCCGCTGCTCGACCTGCAGCTGCGCCTGGGTGAGGGGACCGGCGCCGCGCTGGCCATGGGGCTGATCGAGGCCGGCGTCAAGATCCTGAAAGAGATGGCTACGTTCGAAGAGGCCGGGGTGGCCTCCTCCTAG
- the cobU gene encoding bifunctional adenosylcobinamide kinase/adenosylcobinamide-phosphate guanylyltransferase, with protein sequence MSKVVLVTGGARSGKSRCAEGLADTYAPLRGYLATGEPGDAEMADRITRHQGRRGSEWQTVEEPLDVAEAIRTHEGRFNVMLLDCVTLWISNLMFRRPGGAAEALAEVKGFAGSFASLNTPLIIVTNEVGMGIVPEHALSRAFRDLAGEANELIAAAADEVYVTISGLPLRLK encoded by the coding sequence ATGTCCAAAGTGGTCCTGGTCACCGGCGGTGCCCGCAGCGGCAAGAGCCGCTGCGCCGAAGGGCTGGCCGACACGTACGCGCCGCTGCGGGGCTACCTCGCCACCGGCGAGCCGGGCGACGCCGAGATGGCCGACCGTATCACGCGGCACCAGGGGCGACGCGGCTCGGAATGGCAGACCGTGGAGGAGCCGCTTGACGTGGCGGAGGCGATCCGGACCCACGAGGGGCGCTTCAACGTGATGCTCTTGGATTGCGTCACCCTCTGGATCTCCAACCTCATGTTCCGCCGCCCCGGTGGAGCCGCCGAGGCCCTGGCCGAAGTGAAGGGCTTCGCCGGGAGCTTCGCCTCACTCAATACGCCGCTCATCATCGTCACCAACGAGGTGGGGATGGGGATCGTCCCCGAACACGCGCTCTCCCGCGCGTTTAGGGACCTGGCCGGCGAGGCCAACGAGTTGATCGCCGCCGCGGCCGACGAGGTCTACGTCACCATCTCGGGACTGCCGCTCAGGCTGAAGTGA
- the yihA gene encoding ribosome biogenesis GTP-binding protein YihA/YsxC, giving the protein MIVKNTEFIKSATRPAHYPEGNLPEIAFAGRSNVGKSSLVNVLVNRKNLVRTSSTPGRTQLINFFQVNDDFMLVDLPGYGYAKVPLAVKKDWRPMMETYLAKRKNLRGVVLILDIRRVPNEDDLQMLAWLRAYSIAPIIVVTKCDKLSKNERARQTAVICASLGVNKQELTFFSALNKEGKDAVWARIDAALAPGEGEPGEFAEEAVPVSD; this is encoded by the coding sequence TTGATTGTAAAAAATACTGAATTCATTAAAAGTGCCACCCGCCCCGCCCATTACCCAGAGGGGAACCTACCCGAGATAGCCTTCGCTGGGCGCTCCAACGTCGGTAAATCCTCGCTAGTGAACGTGCTGGTGAACCGGAAGAACCTGGTGCGCACAAGTTCCACCCCCGGCCGTACCCAGCTGATCAACTTCTTCCAGGTCAACGACGACTTCATGCTGGTCGACCTCCCCGGCTATGGCTACGCCAAGGTGCCGCTGGCGGTCAAGAAGGACTGGCGCCCCATGATGGAGACCTACCTCGCCAAACGAAAGAACCTGCGCGGGGTGGTGCTGATCCTGGACATCCGCCGGGTCCCCAATGAGGACGACCTGCAGATGCTCGCCTGGCTGCGCGCTTACTCCATCGCCCCCATCATCGTGGTCACCAAGTGCGACAAGCTCTCCAAGAACGAGCGGGCCCGCCAGACCGCAGTGATCTGCGCCAGCCTCGGAGTGAACAAGCAGGAGCTCACCTTTTTCTCCGCTTTGAATAAAGAAGGCAAGGACGCCGTCTGGGCCCGCATCGACGCGGCCCTCGCCCCCGGAGAGGGCGAACCCGGTGAATTTGCAGAGGAAGCAGTGCCGGTTAGTGATTGA
- a CDS encoding HDOD domain-containing protein, whose amino-acid sequence MNKELETAIMTAADLPTIPIVAIKVMELIESDSATAEELAKIVSSDPAVAARVLKISNSSFYGCRRQIQTLSSAIVILGFSTLRSLVVAASVKQVYKPYGLTEKMLWEHSFAAGLAARIIARRTRAANEEEAFLAGLFHDIGKIIMNTLDHDKFQEVMQHCYNEGISFGQAEKGVYPFTHDEVGAYVIKKWNFPEILTTAILQHHQLDFSELDDPALINLTAVTSLADQFCLKLGIGIREPQEEIDIAASKAGQLLKITEENADEMLEVFDKAFAEDKALFAS is encoded by the coding sequence ATGAATAAAGAACTCGAAACTGCGATCATGACCGCAGCGGACCTGCCCACTATTCCCATCGTTGCCATCAAGGTGATGGAGCTTATCGAAAGTGACAGCGCCACCGCCGAAGAACTTGCCAAGATCGTATCGTCCGACCCCGCCGTCGCGGCGCGTGTCCTCAAGATATCCAACTCCTCCTTTTACGGCTGCCGCCGGCAGATCCAGACTCTCTCCAGCGCCATCGTCATCCTCGGTTTCAGCACCCTGAGAAGCCTCGTGGTGGCCGCATCGGTGAAGCAGGTCTACAAGCCCTACGGTCTGACCGAGAAAATGCTCTGGGAGCACTCCTTCGCCGCCGGGCTCGCGGCCCGGATCATCGCTCGCCGCACCCGCGCCGCCAACGAAGAGGAGGCCTTCCTGGCCGGGCTGTTCCACGACATCGGCAAAATCATCATGAACACCCTGGACCACGACAAGTTCCAGGAGGTGATGCAGCACTGTTATAACGAGGGGATTTCCTTCGGGCAGGCGGAGAAAGGGGTGTATCCCTTCACCCACGACGAGGTGGGAGCGTACGTGATCAAGAAGTGGAACTTCCCGGAGATCCTGACCACGGCGATCCTCCAGCACCACCAACTGGACTTTAGCGAACTGGACGACCCGGCACTGATCAACCTGACTGCGGTGACCTCGCTGGCGGACCAGTTCTGCCTCAAGCTCGGCATCGGAATCAGGGAACCCCAGGAAGAGATAGATATCGCCGCTTCCAAGGCAGGCCAGTTATTGAAGATCACGGAAGAGAACGCGGACGAGATGCTGGAGGTTTTCGACAAGGCCTTCGCCGAAGACAAGGCCCTGTTCGCCAGCTAG
- a CDS encoding sensor histidine kinase, whose protein sequence is MKLNTKLVMIMLTMLVVATLILFVLNQFSQNDLVQEIQESSTVVSKAIQLSVEDLTSEEESTRLSEYLSHAKNKGVNEINIINNEGEIINSSDPAQVGKKREIKKLEKGLKRRGSGGVNSLKPYDLVVPVIVGDEQLGYVQINLLLDNIRDIQHANFVRRLSATVLVFMGGMILIIFLARRYTSPIHRLATGVNNVSAGDLSVTFDAESGDEIGELAENLNEMVKKLKEKEQLEKRLYEAEHLSKVGQLAAGIAHEIRNPLNYISLAIDHLKSELLPACPGKGGELESIADNIKEEVRKANYMVLNFMNYGRPLKLKLQRVCYADLVDKAIHIMQDRLTERNMQVVREIPTDLPAMHIDPELMRNCLCNFISNSMQAMTDGGTITMGAQVDPESGECRLSFSDGGVGIDEQDLEKVFQPYFTTREAGIGLGLAITERIVKEHGGRISVASRKGEGTTFTVILPASAIAGSAAPCADDGRQVALTNTASNERAGH, encoded by the coding sequence ATGAAACTGAACACGAAGCTGGTGATGATCATGCTCACCATGCTGGTAGTCGCCACGTTGATCCTCTTCGTCCTGAACCAGTTCAGCCAGAACGACCTGGTGCAGGAAATCCAGGAGAGTTCCACCGTGGTTTCCAAGGCCATTCAGCTCAGCGTCGAGGACCTGACCTCGGAAGAGGAATCCACCCGCCTCTCGGAGTACCTCAGCCACGCCAAGAACAAGGGCGTCAACGAGATCAACATCATCAACAACGAGGGGGAGATCATCAACTCCTCGGACCCGGCGCAGGTCGGCAAGAAGCGCGAGATCAAGAAGCTGGAGAAGGGGCTCAAGCGCCGCGGCTCCGGCGGGGTGAATTCACTAAAGCCGTACGACCTGGTGGTCCCGGTCATCGTGGGTGACGAGCAGTTGGGCTACGTGCAGATCAACCTCCTCCTGGACAATATCCGCGACATCCAGCACGCGAACTTCGTCCGTCGCCTCTCCGCCACGGTCCTGGTGTTCATGGGAGGCATGATACTGATCATCTTCCTGGCGCGGCGCTACACGAGCCCGATCCACCGCCTGGCCACCGGGGTCAACAACGTCTCCGCAGGCGATTTGAGCGTCACCTTCGATGCGGAAAGCGGCGACGAGATCGGCGAACTGGCCGAGAACCTGAACGAGATGGTGAAGAAGCTCAAGGAAAAGGAGCAGCTGGAGAAGCGGCTCTACGAGGCGGAACATCTCTCCAAGGTGGGACAGCTGGCCGCCGGCATCGCCCACGAGATCAGGAACCCGTTAAACTACATAAGCCTCGCCATCGACCACCTGAAAAGCGAGCTGCTCCCTGCCTGCCCTGGAAAGGGGGGCGAGCTCGAGTCCATCGCGGACAACATCAAGGAAGAGGTGCGCAAGGCCAACTACATGGTGCTCAACTTCATGAACTACGGCCGGCCCCTCAAGCTCAAACTGCAGCGGGTGTGCTACGCCGACCTGGTCGACAAGGCGATCCACATCATGCAGGACCGGCTCACCGAAAGGAACATGCAGGTGGTACGCGAGATCCCCACGGACCTGCCGGCCATGCACATCGACCCGGAGCTGATGCGCAACTGCCTGTGCAACTTCATCAGCAACAGCATGCAGGCCATGACCGACGGCGGCACCATCACCATGGGCGCGCAGGTCGACCCGGAGAGCGGGGAGTGCCGGCTGAGCTTCAGCGATGGCGGCGTGGGGATCGACGAGCAGGACCTGGAGAAGGTGTTCCAGCCCTACTTCACCACCCGCGAGGCTGGGATCGGCCTGGGACTTGCCATCACCGAGCGCATCGTCAAGGAGCACGGCGGGCGCATCAGCGTGGCAAGTCGCAAAGGGGAAGGGACCACCTTCACGGTGATCCTCCCCGCGAGCGCGATCGCAGGCTCGGCGGCGCCTTGCGCCGACGACGGGCGGCAGGTGGCGCTGACGAACACGGCAAGCAACGAAAGAGCGGGACACTAA
- a CDS encoding sigma-54-dependent transcriptional regulator, which yields MSGSILIVDDEKGQRDILGAILSKKGYRITSVPSGEEALQELEQAEYDLLLTDLKMQGISGMELMERVLSDNPSQCVVMMTAHGTIDSAVEAMKKGAFDYLEKPLEREDLILTVQRAFERIMLLKENQVLHKKLAETRTLPNMIGEHPKMMEVARIIHKIAPTSTTVLIYGESGTGKELVARAIHDGSPRKDKAFFAINCAAIPDALIESELFGHEKGSFTGAGTREIGIFEAAEGGTVFLDEIGEMNVSMQAKLLRAIQEKEIRRVGGKVNIPVDVRIISATNKDLEQETKRGHFREDLFYRLNVIRITLPPLRERGNDIVTLANFFLKKYSKASGISVKGIGKPALKILLDYNWPGNVRQLESVIERGVLMAESDYIQPEDLPAEVHHDASLAGSLPFDFPAEGISIDNLERDLIMKAMQRADWVIAKAAPLLGMSYKTLQYRLEKFGIGRPE from the coding sequence ATGAGCGGCAGCATCCTGATAGTAGACGACGAGAAAGGGCAGCGCGACATCCTGGGCGCAATCCTGTCCAAGAAGGGGTACCGGATCACCTCGGTCCCCAGCGGAGAAGAGGCGCTGCAGGAGCTGGAGCAGGCCGAATACGACCTTTTGCTCACTGACTTAAAGATGCAGGGCATCTCCGGAATGGAGCTGATGGAGCGTGTGCTCTCCGACAACCCGTCCCAGTGCGTGGTCATGATGACTGCCCACGGCACCATCGACTCCGCGGTCGAGGCCATGAAGAAGGGGGCCTTCGACTACCTGGAAAAGCCGCTGGAGCGCGAGGACCTGATCCTCACCGTGCAGCGCGCCTTCGAGCGCATCATGCTGCTGAAGGAAAACCAGGTCCTGCACAAGAAGCTGGCGGAGACCAGGACGCTCCCCAACATGATCGGGGAACACCCGAAGATGATGGAGGTGGCGCGCATCATCCACAAGATCGCCCCCACGTCCACCACGGTGCTCATCTACGGGGAATCGGGAACCGGCAAGGAGCTGGTGGCCCGCGCCATCCACGACGGCAGCCCGCGCAAGGACAAGGCCTTCTTCGCCATCAACTGCGCCGCCATCCCCGATGCCCTCATCGAGAGCGAGCTCTTCGGCCACGAGAAGGGGTCCTTCACCGGCGCGGGAACTCGTGAAATCGGCATCTTCGAGGCGGCCGAGGGGGGAACGGTCTTCCTGGACGAGATCGGCGAGATGAACGTCTCCATGCAGGCGAAGCTGTTGCGGGCCATCCAGGAGAAGGAGATCCGCCGGGTCGGCGGCAAGGTGAACATCCCGGTCGACGTGAGGATCATCTCCGCGACCAACAAGGACCTGGAGCAGGAAACCAAGCGCGGCCACTTCCGGGAAGACCTCTTCTACCGCTTGAACGTGATCCGTATCACCCTGCCCCCCTTGCGGGAGCGGGGCAACGACATCGTCACCCTGGCCAACTTCTTCCTGAAGAAGTACAGCAAGGCCTCCGGCATCTCGGTGAAGGGAATTGGCAAGCCGGCGCTCAAGATCCTGCTAGACTACAACTGGCCCGGCAACGTGCGCCAGCTCGAAAGCGTGATCGAGCGCGGCGTGCTGATGGCGGAAAGCGACTACATTCAACCCGAGGACCTGCCCGCAGAGGTGCACCACGACGCCTCCCTGGCCGGGTCCCTCCCCTTCGACTTCCCCGCCGAAGGGATTTCCATCGACAACCTGGAACGCGACTTGATCATGAAGGCCATGCAACGGGCTGACTGGGTCATCGCCAAAGCAGCACCACTTCTCGGTATGAGTTACAAAACGCTACAATACCGGCTGGAGAAGTTCGGTATAGGGAGGCCGGAGTAA
- the glgP gene encoding alpha-glucan family phosphorylase, with the protein MNLFSTLHRFTVVPSLPKELAGLQRIAYNLWWTWEPEAIGLFKRLDPELWRATRHNPLEMLGCLQQATYDSLMLDEGFMSHLAQVEERLDEYLASRTWYERHGNPRARIAYFSMEFGLHESLPIYSGGLGILAGDHLKSASDLGLPLVGVGLLYRQGYFRQHLNLEGWQQEIYPENDFYNLPLHLERDASGTPLTLEMEYPGRNVRVQIWRVQVGRVRLYLLDSNLEENTPADREITTRLYGGDQEMRIRQEILLGIGGIRALRLLGIEPNVCHMNEGHAAFLALERIRVLMEERSLSFCEATEAVRGGNVFTTHTPVEAGIDHFPGELMERYLGYYFRHLGLSREQFLSLGMQNHGRSNENFCMAVLAMKLSLHSNGVSELHGMVSRRMWADVWPDLPEEQLPLTYVTNGVHQKSWLSEEMSGLLIRYLGTRWLEQSDDALWRKVSRIPDAELWRTHRRGTERLVDYARASLKAQLQKLDAGPKELDRAGNILDPEILTIGFARRFATYKRGTLLLHDKERLERILNNPERPVQIVFAGKAHPADHQGKELIRQIVQLAQQEKFRRRIVFLEDYDISVARRLVQGVDIWLNTPLRPQEASGTSGMKVAFNGGLNMSILDGWWCEGYRGNNGWAIGRGEVYDDLAYQNEVESRAIYDLLEKEIVPLFYNRGSDGVPRGWTAFMKASMQTLCPVFSTDRMVQEYARRCYLPAFENWERLNRDDLRLAVELARWKERLHGVWGGLAIVAVQAQCEREVTVGQKVPISVQIMPGEVPLSEIAVEVYFGVLDSRGAIMGGEVVPLDPAPDPEKVGHFGGELECRFCGRHGFLLRVMPRHPELGTVYDPGLILWG; encoded by the coding sequence ATGAACCTCTTCTCGACGCTGCACCGCTTCACCGTTGTCCCCTCGCTCCCCAAGGAACTCGCCGGGCTGCAACGGATCGCATACAACCTCTGGTGGACTTGGGAACCGGAGGCCATCGGACTTTTCAAACGCCTCGACCCGGAACTTTGGCGGGCGACGCGCCACAACCCCTTGGAAATGCTGGGGTGCCTGCAGCAAGCCACCTACGACAGCCTGATGCTGGACGAGGGGTTCATGTCGCACCTGGCCCAGGTGGAGGAGAGACTCGACGAGTACCTCGCCTCGCGCACCTGGTACGAGCGGCACGGCAACCCGCGGGCACGCATCGCCTACTTCTCGATGGAGTTTGGCCTGCACGAGTCGCTCCCCATCTACTCCGGGGGCCTCGGCATCCTGGCTGGTGACCACCTGAAGTCGGCCAGCGACCTCGGGCTGCCGCTGGTCGGGGTGGGGCTCCTGTACCGCCAGGGGTACTTCCGCCAGCACCTGAACTTAGAGGGGTGGCAGCAGGAGATCTACCCCGAGAACGACTTCTACAACCTCCCCCTGCACCTGGAACGGGATGCCTCCGGAACGCCGCTCACCCTGGAGATGGAGTACCCGGGGCGCAACGTGCGGGTACAGATCTGGCGGGTCCAGGTGGGGCGAGTGCGGCTTTACCTCTTGGACAGCAATCTGGAGGAGAACACCCCGGCCGACCGCGAGATCACCACGAGGCTCTACGGCGGCGACCAGGAGATGCGCATCAGGCAGGAGATCCTGCTGGGAATCGGTGGCATCCGCGCCCTGCGCCTTCTGGGGATCGAGCCCAACGTCTGCCACATGAACGAAGGGCATGCCGCCTTTCTGGCCCTGGAACGGATCCGCGTCCTCATGGAGGAGCGCTCTCTCAGCTTCTGCGAGGCCACCGAGGCGGTCCGCGGCGGCAACGTCTTCACCACCCACACCCCGGTCGAAGCAGGCATCGACCACTTCCCCGGCGAGCTCATGGAGCGCTACCTGGGGTACTACTTCCGCCATCTGGGGCTCTCCCGCGAGCAGTTCCTCTCCCTGGGGATGCAGAACCACGGCCGCAGCAACGAGAATTTCTGCATGGCCGTCCTGGCCATGAAACTCTCGCTGCACTCCAACGGTGTCAGCGAACTGCACGGCATGGTGTCGCGCCGCATGTGGGCCGACGTCTGGCCCGATCTCCCCGAAGAACAACTCCCCCTCACCTACGTCACCAACGGGGTGCACCAGAAGAGCTGGCTCTCTGAGGAGATGAGCGGCCTCTTGATCCGCTACCTGGGCACGCGCTGGCTGGAGCAGAGCGACGACGCGCTCTGGCGCAAGGTGTCCCGGATCCCCGATGCGGAGCTGTGGCGCACGCACCGCCGCGGCACCGAGCGCCTGGTGGACTACGCCCGCGCAAGCCTCAAGGCGCAGCTGCAAAAGCTGGACGCTGGGCCCAAGGAGCTCGACCGTGCCGGCAACATACTCGACCCGGAGATCCTCACCATCGGCTTCGCGCGCCGCTTCGCCACTTACAAGCGCGGCACGCTCCTGTTGCACGACAAGGAGCGTCTGGAGCGGATCCTCAATAACCCGGAGCGCCCGGTGCAGATCGTCTTCGCCGGCAAGGCCCACCCCGCCGACCACCAAGGCAAGGAGCTGATCCGGCAGATCGTGCAGCTCGCGCAGCAGGAGAAGTTCCGGCGCCGCATCGTGTTCCTGGAGGACTACGACATCTCAGTGGCGCGCCGCCTGGTGCAGGGGGTGGACATCTGGCTCAACACCCCGCTCAGACCCCAGGAGGCCAGCGGCACCAGCGGCATGAAGGTTGCCTTCAACGGCGGGCTGAACATGAGCATCCTGGACGGCTGGTGGTGCGAGGGGTACCGCGGCAACAACGGCTGGGCCATCGGCAGGGGCGAGGTGTACGACGACCTCGCCTACCAGAACGAGGTGGAGAGCCGGGCCATCTACGACCTCCTGGAGAAGGAGATCGTGCCCCTGTTCTACAACCGCGGCAGCGACGGTGTGCCGCGCGGGTGGACCGCGTTCATGAAAGCATCGATGCAGACACTCTGCCCGGTCTTTTCCACCGACCGCATGGTGCAGGAGTACGCCCGGCGCTGCTACCTCCCCGCGTTCGAGAACTGGGAGCGGCTGAACCGGGACGACCTGAGGCTCGCGGTGGAACTGGCGCGCTGGAAGGAGAGGCTGCACGGCGTATGGGGGGGGCTGGCCATCGTTGCGGTCCAGGCCCAGTGCGAGCGGGAGGTGACCGTTGGGCAGAAGGTTCCCATCTCGGTTCAGATCATGCCGGGCGAGGTGCCGCTGTCCGAGATTGCGGTCGAGGTCTACTTCGGGGTGCTGGATTCGCGCGGCGCCATCATGGGTGGAGAGGTGGTGCCGCTCGACCCCGCCCCGGACCCGGAGAAGGTGGGGCACTTCGGCGGCGAACTCGAATGCCGCTTCTGCGGACGGCACGGGTTCCTGTTGCGGGTCATGCCGCGGCACCCTGAGCTGGGCACGGTGTACGACCCGGGCCTGATCCTGTGGGGGTGA